In one window of Verrucomicrobiia bacterium DNA:
- the dusB gene encoding tRNA dihydrouridine synthase DusB yields the protein MQLGNLKLESAFFLSPLAGYTNLPFRRIIREIGGVGLCTTELVNARSLLEKNPRAFKYIESCMEDKPLAVQLFGSVVEEMRDAAIYLESIGIHSVDVNMGCPVNKVCKTGGGSSMMRDYHATAELVGQMVGAVKIPVTCKMRLGWDEESITAPDLAKALADVGVAAIFVHGRTREQGFKGRVNLDGIRRVVEAVPEIPVIGNGDVTTPEAAKKMVGTTGCTGISIGRGAFYNPWIFRDIQFYFETGQEPAEKSFDERIKIVRRHLDLMVAFFGEELGCKMFRKVGPWYAKQFGPNALFNERITRLSSHEELEEILFVYQQWRKQFLDDSGNLLPPFQPRSLSSSFLESEKPVLKRDHIPVPAGPVELW from the coding sequence ATGCAGTTGGGTAATTTAAAATTAGAAAGCGCTTTTTTTCTATCGCCCTTGGCGGGTTATACGAATTTGCCGTTTCGACGAATCATTCGCGAAATTGGCGGCGTAGGTCTTTGCACGACAGAGTTAGTCAATGCGCGCTCGCTTCTAGAAAAAAATCCTAGAGCTTTTAAGTATATTGAAAGTTGCATGGAAGATAAACCTTTGGCCGTTCAGCTTTTTGGTTCGGTTGTGGAAGAAATGCGCGATGCGGCGATTTACTTGGAATCGATCGGAATCCATTCGGTGGATGTGAACATGGGTTGTCCTGTTAATAAAGTCTGTAAAACGGGTGGCGGTTCTTCGATGATGCGAGATTATCATGCCACTGCAGAGCTAGTGGGGCAAATGGTAGGGGCTGTTAAAATTCCTGTTACTTGCAAAATGCGTCTGGGTTGGGATGAGGAATCCATTACCGCACCGGATTTAGCGAAAGCCTTGGCGGATGTAGGAGTCGCAGCGATTTTTGTGCATGGTCGTACGCGAGAGCAAGGTTTTAAAGGTAGAGTTAATTTAGATGGGATTCGTCGTGTTGTGGAAGCTGTGCCGGAAATTCCGGTGATTGGCAATGGTGATGTGACAACACCGGAAGCTGCTAAAAAAATGGTGGGGACGACAGGTTGCACAGGGATTAGCATTGGTCGCGGCGCTTTTTATAACCCTTGGATTTTTCGAGACATTCAATTTTATTTTGAAACAGGGCAAGAGCCTGCGGAAAAAAGTTTTGATGAGCGCATTAAAATTGTTCGGCGCCATTTGGATTTGATGGTGGCATTTTTTGGAGAGGAATTGGGATGCAAAATGTTTCGAAAAGTGGGACCGTGGTATGCCAAACAGTTTGGACCTAACGCACTATTTAACGAGCGCATTACCCGTTTAAGTTCGCACGAAGAGCTAGAAGAAATTCTTTTTGTTTATCAACAATGGCGAAAACAGTTTTTGGATGATTCTGGCAATTTATTACCCCCGTTTCAGCCGCGATCACTGTCTTCTTCATTTTTAGAATCGGAAAAGCCGGTTTTGAAACGGGATCACATTCCCGTACCCGCGGGACCGGTGGAGTTGTGGTGA
- a CDS encoding exopolysaccharide biosynthesis protein encodes MPFSKTIIREGRLSRDLKKILEKAEGQPLTVGQLRQILKGRGFALLIILFALPFTVPISIPGLSTPFGLAIAFLGFRMALGKRPWLPQRVQRAYISYATLEKIVSRAIRVATFLEKMVKPRLRWMRYLGLARIIGIVIAFNGLMLCLPLPVPFTNTIPALAIILLTLGRVERDGIFTLAGFFVTLLGIGYIIFWVNLGKLGWEELVKYWPF; translated from the coding sequence ATGCCTTTTTCAAAAACAATCATCAGAGAGGGTAGACTCAGTCGCGATTTAAAAAAAATTCTAGAAAAAGCTGAAGGCCAACCACTAACCGTTGGACAATTGCGGCAAATTTTGAAAGGTCGTGGTTTTGCGCTGTTGATTATCTTATTCGCGCTGCCTTTTACGGTGCCGATTTCTATTCCGGGATTATCCACTCCGTTTGGGTTGGCGATTGCATTTTTGGGATTTCGTATGGCTTTAGGCAAACGACCTTGGTTGCCGCAACGAGTGCAACGTGCTTACATTTCTTATGCCACTTTGGAAAAAATCGTCAGCAGAGCAATTCGAGTCGCTACTTTTTTGGAAAAGATGGTGAAACCGCGGCTGCGTTGGATGCGTTATCTCGGGCTAGCTCGAATTATCGGTATAGTCATTGCTTTTAATGGGCTCATGCTTTGTTTGCCTTTGCCCGTTCCTTTTACGAATACGATTCCCGCTCTGGCCATTATTTTACTAACTTTAGGGCGAGTAGAAAGGGATGGCATTTTTACCTTGGCAGGTTTTTTTGTGACTTTGTTGGGGATTGGCTATATTATTTTTTGGGTTAATTTAGGAAAACTCGGTTGGGAAGAGTTGGTAAAATATTGGCCCTTTTAA
- a CDS encoding TerC family protein, protein METPLSFWIAFNAGILILLLLDLFVFHRSAHEVSFRESLLWSIVWIALSMAFCAFVWHWKGADKGLEFFTGYLIEYSLSVDNIFIFVLIFTHFKVPREYQHTVLFWGVLGALIMRGIMIGVGVVLVQRFHWVMYVFGAFLVITGLRMFFQKEDDDAHLENIWIFRWAKKVFPFTNTYEGKHFVVHKNGQRFFTPLMLVLIMVESTDLIFALDSIPAIFSITKDPFIVYTSNVCAVLGLRSLYFLLASFMQKFIFLKAGLAVVLSFVGVKMLIADFYEIPTIISLSVIGAVLITAVVTSVFVSRWIENKKRD, encoded by the coding sequence ATGGAAACTCCCCTTAGTTTTTGGATTGCGTTCAACGCTGGAATATTAATTTTACTTTTGTTGGATCTTTTTGTTTTTCATCGGAGCGCGCATGAAGTAAGTTTCCGCGAGTCTTTGCTGTGGAGTATTGTTTGGATCGCGCTTTCTATGGCGTTTTGCGCTTTTGTCTGGCATTGGAAAGGAGCAGACAAAGGTTTGGAATTTTTTACGGGTTACCTGATTGAATATTCCTTGAGTGTAGATAATATTTTTATTTTTGTTCTCATTTTTACACATTTTAAAGTTCCACGGGAGTATCAGCATACTGTTTTATTTTGGGGTGTCTTAGGGGCCTTGATTATGCGTGGGATTATGATCGGGGTGGGCGTGGTGCTGGTTCAACGATTTCATTGGGTGATGTATGTTTTTGGTGCGTTTTTAGTGATTACGGGATTACGTATGTTTTTTCAAAAGGAAGATGATGATGCGCACTTGGAAAATATTTGGATTTTTCGTTGGGCAAAAAAAGTTTTTCCATTCACTAATACTTATGAGGGAAAACATTTTGTTGTTCATAAAAATGGTCAACGATTTTTTACTCCATTAATGTTGGTTTTGATCATGGTAGAATCGACTGATTTGATTTTTGCTTTGGATTCGATTCCTGCAATTTTTTCGATTACGAAAGATCCATTTATTGTTTACACATCCAATGTTTGCGCCGTTTTAGGGTTGCGCTCACTTTATTTCTTGCTGGCGAGCTTTATGCAGAAATTCATTTTCTTAAAAGCAGGTTTGGCAGTGGTTTTGAGTTTTGTGGGAGTTAAAATGTTAATTGCTGATTTTTATGAGATTCCCACCATTATTTCTTTAAGTGTGATTGGTGCGGTTTTAATTACTGCTGTCGTGACTTCGGTGTTTGTTTCGCGTTGGATAGAAAATAAGAAGCGCGATTGA
- a CDS encoding site-specific integrase, whose amino-acid sequence MKRIRDKEIAGLYQRGKNLNYTWKYRVNGRQKYLATQTNDLAKAIEIVRAFKASPFKEADNDFIQAIEKFINYKKETVNYSDNSERWARSSLKSFGNFSKNVDPSLVNPVLIKKFKAHLAGKVGTTSADICLRAVKSFFTWCVKVEKICINSPFEGIKIGSGSKSARISYCSRKTRDFIYDNSPNDDLTFILFCGFDTGFRKEEIICARRDWFFLDEKIPYVKVKQALAPPRLRKGEKPFRIKNKKERIVPLTKKFTNFLKKYLKKHNPLDFALQPKVGYGEAVYRYDFRRPFEEYIKSTCLKDSEGEKITTHTMRHTFASLLLSHEKVSLFDVAKYLGDTVNVAETNYAHFIPAKNKTEYLHKK is encoded by the coding sequence ATGAAACGCATTAGAGACAAAGAAATAGCCGGACTTTACCAAAGAGGTAAGAATCTTAATTACACGTGGAAATATCGTGTTAATGGCCGCCAAAAATATTTGGCCACTCAAACCAATGATCTGGCTAAGGCGATTGAAATAGTTAGAGCATTCAAAGCCAGTCCATTTAAAGAAGCTGACAACGATTTCATTCAAGCTATTGAAAAGTTTATTAATTACAAAAAAGAAACTGTTAACTATTCCGACAATTCTGAACGCTGGGCGAGAAGCTCGCTTAAGAGTTTTGGAAACTTTTCTAAAAACGTTGATCCAAGTTTGGTTAATCCAGTTTTGATAAAAAAGTTTAAAGCGCATCTTGCTGGTAAAGTTGGAACAACCTCTGCCGACATTTGTCTTAGGGCTGTTAAATCTTTTTTTACTTGGTGTGTTAAAGTAGAAAAAATTTGTATAAACAGCCCGTTTGAAGGAATTAAAATTGGCTCTGGTTCCAAAAGCGCCAGAATTTCTTATTGCTCCAGAAAAACGAGGGATTTTATTTACGATAATTCTCCCAATGATGATCTTACCTTTATTCTTTTTTGTGGCTTCGATACTGGATTCAGAAAAGAGGAAATTATTTGTGCTAGGAGGGACTGGTTTTTTCTTGATGAGAAAATCCCCTATGTGAAAGTCAAGCAGGCACTTGCCCCGCCTAGACTTAGAAAAGGAGAAAAACCTTTTAGAATTAAAAATAAAAAAGAAAGAATAGTTCCTCTGACTAAAAAGTTTACTAATTTTCTCAAAAAATATCTTAAGAAACATAATCCTCTTGATTTTGCTTTGCAGCCAAAGGTTGGTTATGGTGAAGCTGTTTATCGCTATGATTTTAGGAGACCTTTTGAAGAATATATTAAATCTACTTGCTTGAAAGATTCCGAAGGAGAAAAAATTACTACGCATACTATGAGACACACTTTTGCTAGTCTTTTGCTTTCTCACGAAAAGGTATCTCTCTTTGACGTAGCTAAATACCTGGGCGACACGGTCAATGTTGCAGAAACTAATTATGCACACTTTATTCCAGCCAAAAACAAGACCGAGTATTTGCATAAAAAATAA
- a CDS encoding ATP-binding protein gives MSKLKAKNPQTAEPRKPQMVIYGPSGVGKTWFSLSFPLVYYIDTEGGASRAHYMERLKRSGGSYLGPEEGANDFNTIIEQFKALSTEKHQYKTVVVDSITKPFLTSIANEGERLGDKNAFGADKKPAIQFMRRLIAAVHRLDMNVIFVAHEKAEWGQDGSGQRVEVGKVADTYDKLIYELDLALQISKRGPQRLATIKKSRLIGFPEAEQFKLDYPEFAERYGKDIIEKDVSQIVLASAEQVAEIIRLVDLLKIDKETTEKWLEKANAENFSEFNTEQANKIIESLKSKIK, from the coding sequence ATGTCAAAACTGAAAGCAAAAAATCCACAGACGGCAGAACCGCGCAAGCCGCAAATGGTTATATATGGGCCAAGCGGAGTAGGCAAAACTTGGTTTAGCCTATCGTTCCCCTTGGTTTACTACATTGATACAGAAGGTGGAGCCTCGCGCGCTCACTACATGGAACGACTAAAAAGATCTGGAGGCAGCTACTTGGGGCCGGAGGAGGGTGCAAATGACTTTAACACGATCATTGAACAGTTTAAGGCACTTTCAACTGAGAAACACCAATATAAGACTGTTGTTGTTGACTCAATCACAAAGCCGTTCCTGACATCTATCGCCAATGAAGGAGAGCGGTTAGGAGATAAGAATGCTTTCGGCGCTGATAAAAAACCAGCTATCCAATTTATGAGACGATTAATCGCGGCGGTGCACCGCCTAGATATGAATGTTATTTTTGTTGCTCACGAAAAAGCGGAGTGGGGACAAGACGGAAGCGGACAGCGCGTTGAGGTTGGAAAGGTTGCCGACACATACGACAAGTTAATTTACGAGCTTGATCTTGCCTTGCAGATAAGCAAACGCGGGCCACAGCGTTTAGCCACGATAAAGAAGTCAAGATTGATTGGGTTTCCAGAAGCAGAGCAGTTTAAATTGGATTACCCAGAATTTGCCGAGCGTTACGGAAAAGACATTATCGAAAAGGATGTGTCACAAATTGTCTTGGCTAGCGCCGAGCAAGTAGCCGAAATCATTCGTCTTGTTGATCTATTAAAAATTGACAAAGAAACCACTGAAAAGTGGCTTGAAAAAGCTAACGCAGAAAATTTCAGTGAGTTTAACACCGAACAAGCAAATAAAATCATCGAATCATTAAAATCTAAAATTAAATAA
- a CDS encoding PLxRFG domain-containing protein, whose protein sequence is MPTLLESPFDLNRPLPYDKIREEHENAKRSIPRFSNMSLEEYSRFMNDATGSNRYQQGINNSLVKRASYGIDQALEATGVPGVAESFGRGIGRLVAPQYEEELGQTAKEIPRTLAVGAAGTALGGPIGGAAALGADAAARTYTDTDSIGASLISGGVAAALPAVGKFGEGVAGKTITKSLFAKKLADGVISSRKAFIPVERGIEYLAGQAAQQGAQEIGTQAQSLAQGEGFQPITIGSLAKNAIMNLPYAFMDIPYLVKGPKVDGKRIGISEGEVQRIREAEARRSQIEQEPVEAEAAPATSDVTERAIVPTIISAHDKTGTGLTTTRPIDVWAAPSPPDTREIVPTVIEGWDRNFSGLAIRPEGSVAEQNNTVNSHLLNWASNQKLLTDTAKEKGLEPGPVEPEINRRIQENLDQGKSPEEAIDLAVNSGAPVTKPRTSSETGTPDAETLSAQVDPVKRLEQVTGQKPEEAKAAYDSIQNNPYAKAALDKELNDPLPQLNQQRWFARYFSEQGFRDQALADRVAFTDRLLNGFSNQSVIATISDETKRGIFAALNSEEGVIGLNKSQAVKGEFAEPFNLFEKFFVLGHEAFHATFDSYKRGVLDPKRNEILKQTFDAVEDIPLELRKTYLKDALDILVPQGVRSKNSQIKQYLEHISDSSSKDSEEFLSTFSSLLALGTASPKRSETMMKDFKDMLRFSDPHIAEFGSMIYRDLAEAMPAISSFYKISNPDTKLSIAGKQVGVGDLLEQVGGNLKQILKTREEIASAIARAGEIESSITPSGVAAKWQEVWGDKINTDYKQASKSIDSILKNDLNSIGIKSFDAPTFNKAVQDFRKKIGFDPVEETKDYRTYIGYRPKALEMFMSAFQFAERHPIARPIINTVFNFRSYAQDAANALVTPFMIDVKSGKEVRLDSKNSVIRTVQTNSKVKEALNKIFLWQNENEKVMDDAEIDKRLASFDANTRNAAKMFHSITQDVMPKVSQVLVRGLKSSMDSITSHILMNQDATLKSRDAGDLGSRLTDSIIKQKSANPAEAELANQEMMQWKAQLGEGRVSEIERSLEPVIKKFQETSERISEKPWFTPETRNDPWIVLFRSRQEDGKLKSGSIGAKNEKEALDVLNRLKQEGKIDVRISDRYASREEFGGASRDVVESFQKFEQAAFDAIKNKVSDETFEEFSKNFSPGTAALREISARRYGGHLSRRKLAEGRESLDFVDGIMNYIYGAATGAARQKTREEVSLLLRDPKLTEADAQGNMKRLLNQYAYSVINATPDSPAARTIKNLIFHTYLGGNVSSLLVEGSQGMLSLAPWLTEQGAGIGGSYRLMKDAAAEIAKWSTGKKVDAELAEAWKRAEETKEISTGILEQFNELGNDATLMNIRRLGEDRKGLYKVGDMLASPFYAYAKGARFLYSQASNINSRLAFTAGYKLARSRGMDSAEAYDYGVRTVRATMFAGGQAGRPLFFSHLGKASSPVGVLYSLQHYTVSMFSMMGRMLSDSLGRNPELSAEQVKNSRKALGQMLATQAVMAGALGLPGAGAAIGVLQQIFPNLNLEEDMRKMVASLAGEDDEMGNFLADMALKGPLTALTGIDVSGRFGLGNVLGIDNMNGITPEAAFGPAGSMIGDWFGAVSQGAQGNYLDAFQKVVPNAFRQAIGMARNDWSLVDGAGKKVLEVSDADKILLALGFRPREISAKKEQIRLQKRSEKIQSRQLQSFYRDMADLLQDGKVEDVRTALLERENQDPYFKAKVALPRITEIVQERQTPVDPLRLGTKVTARQREELARTFPTMPRTKEVDRLMERKQLERSVGIRGAGTISPNEISRARMIDQIIARNPGISYSTAVQMLDREFRRRMEALNQ, encoded by the coding sequence ATGCCTACTTTGTTGGAGTCGCCCTTTGATCTGAATCGGCCGCTTCCCTACGACAAAATTCGTGAGGAGCACGAAAATGCCAAGCGGTCGATTCCCCGTTTTTCCAATATGTCATTGGAAGAATACTCTCGTTTCATGAATGATGCGACAGGATCAAATCGCTATCAACAGGGGATTAATAACAGTCTTGTTAAAAGAGCATCCTACGGGATAGATCAAGCCTTGGAAGCCACGGGTGTTCCAGGGGTTGCAGAATCATTTGGTCGAGGAATCGGAAGGTTGGTTGCGCCTCAATATGAAGAGGAGCTTGGCCAAACCGCTAAAGAAATTCCTCGCACGCTCGCAGTGGGTGCAGCAGGCACAGCTTTAGGTGGCCCTATTGGAGGAGCCGCAGCATTAGGGGCGGACGCTGCCGCTAGAACTTACACTGACACGGACTCCATTGGGGCTTCACTTATATCGGGTGGTGTGGCGGCTGCACTGCCAGCAGTCGGAAAATTTGGAGAGGGTGTCGCTGGCAAAACCATTACTAAATCACTTTTTGCTAAAAAGCTGGCCGATGGGGTTATTAGCAGTCGAAAAGCTTTTATCCCTGTGGAAAGAGGGATTGAATACTTAGCAGGGCAAGCCGCTCAACAGGGCGCTCAGGAGATTGGGACTCAAGCACAATCTTTAGCGCAAGGTGAAGGCTTTCAACCCATCACCATTGGGTCGCTGGCGAAAAACGCTATCATGAATCTCCCTTACGCTTTCATGGATATTCCCTATCTCGTGAAAGGTCCAAAAGTGGACGGTAAAAGAATTGGAATTTCAGAAGGAGAAGTTCAACGAATTCGCGAAGCCGAGGCGCGCCGATCCCAGATTGAGCAAGAACCCGTAGAAGCAGAAGCCGCACCTGCAACTTCTGATGTTACAGAAAGAGCCATAGTTCCGACCATAATATCCGCACATGACAAAACCGGAACTGGATTAACCACAACCAGACCCATTGATGTTTGGGCTGCGCCGTCGCCACCTGATACAAGAGAGATTGTGCCAACTGTTATTGAGGGATGGGATAGAAACTTTTCTGGATTGGCTATCAGACCAGAAGGTTCAGTTGCCGAGCAAAACAACACAGTTAATAGTCATTTACTTAATTGGGCGTCCAACCAAAAACTTTTAACTGACACAGCCAAAGAAAAAGGGCTTGAGCCTGGACCGGTTGAGCCAGAGATTAACCGACGAATTCAAGAAAATTTAGACCAAGGCAAAAGTCCAGAAGAGGCGATAGATTTGGCTGTGAATTCTGGCGCACCAGTTACTAAACCACGAACAAGTTCTGAAACTGGAACGCCAGATGCAGAAACACTATCTGCTCAAGTTGATCCTGTTAAACGCTTAGAGCAAGTTACTGGTCAAAAACCGGAAGAAGCCAAAGCGGCTTATGATAGCATTCAAAATAATCCCTATGCTAAGGCTGCACTAGATAAGGAGTTAAACGATCCCCTTCCTCAGTTAAATCAGCAGCGATGGTTTGCGCGTTATTTTTCCGAGCAAGGATTTAGAGATCAAGCCTTGGCTGATCGTGTGGCTTTCACTGATAGATTATTAAATGGTTTTTCAAATCAAAGTGTCATCGCGACGATAAGCGATGAAACGAAGCGCGGAATTTTTGCTGCCCTGAACTCAGAAGAGGGTGTTATTGGGTTAAATAAAAGCCAGGCAGTTAAGGGAGAATTTGCAGAACCGTTTAACCTCTTCGAGAAATTCTTCGTTCTGGGTCATGAAGCTTTTCATGCTACATTTGATTCCTATAAAAGAGGGGTTCTTGATCCTAAACGAAACGAAATTTTAAAACAAACTTTCGACGCAGTTGAAGACATTCCGCTTGAGTTGAGAAAAACTTACCTGAAAGACGCACTTGATATATTAGTGCCTCAAGGAGTTCGTTCTAAAAATAGTCAGATTAAGCAATATCTTGAACACATTTCAGATTCTTCTTCAAAAGATAGCGAAGAGTTTCTTTCCACCTTTTCTAGTTTATTAGCGCTCGGCACAGCTTCACCCAAACGCTCGGAAACTATGATGAAGGATTTCAAGGATATGCTTCGTTTTTCCGATCCTCACATAGCAGAATTCGGCTCTATGATTTATCGTGATTTAGCTGAAGCTATGCCAGCTATTTCTTCATTTTATAAAATTTCAAATCCAGACACTAAACTTTCAATCGCTGGAAAACAGGTTGGAGTTGGAGATTTGCTTGAACAAGTTGGCGGAAATTTAAAACAGATTTTAAAAACTCGTGAAGAAATAGCAAGCGCCATTGCAAGGGCTGGGGAAATTGAAAGTAGTATCACCCCGTCAGGAGTAGCCGCTAAATGGCAAGAGGTTTGGGGCGATAAAATTAATACTGATTACAAACAAGCCAGCAAATCAATCGACAGTATTCTAAAAAATGATTTAAACTCGATTGGCATTAAATCTTTTGATGCTCCAACCTTCAACAAAGCAGTTCAGGATTTTAGAAAGAAAATTGGCTTTGACCCAGTGGAAGAAACTAAAGACTATCGAACTTATATCGGCTATAGGCCAAAAGCGCTTGAGATGTTCATGTCTGCCTTTCAATTTGCAGAACGCCATCCTATCGCGCGACCAATTATTAACACGGTTTTCAACTTCCGATCCTACGCACAGGACGCAGCTAATGCACTTGTGACGCCTTTCATGATTGATGTTAAGAGTGGCAAAGAGGTTAGATTGGATTCTAAAAATTCGGTGATAAGAACTGTTCAGACTAATAGCAAAGTTAAAGAGGCGCTAAACAAAATTTTCCTTTGGCAAAATGAAAATGAAAAAGTGATGGATGACGCCGAGATTGATAAGCGTCTTGCAAGCTTCGATGCAAATACGAGAAACGCCGCAAAAATGTTTCACTCCATTACTCAAGATGTGATGCCCAAGGTTTCTCAAGTTTTGGTGAGGGGATTAAAGAGTTCGATGGATTCTATCACTTCTCATATTTTAATGAATCAAGATGCCACACTGAAATCTCGAGATGCTGGTGATCTTGGAAGTAGACTCACAGACAGCATTATTAAGCAGAAAAGCGCTAATCCTGCTGAGGCAGAATTGGCGAATCAAGAAATGATGCAATGGAAGGCACAATTAGGAGAGGGGCGAGTAAGTGAGATTGAAAGATCATTGGAGCCGGTCATTAAAAAATTTCAAGAAACCTCGGAGCGAATTTCTGAAAAGCCTTGGTTTACGCCAGAAACAAGAAATGATCCTTGGATAGTTTTATTTAGAAGTCGTCAAGAGGATGGCAAATTAAAATCTGGAAGTATCGGCGCAAAAAACGAAAAAGAGGCGCTGGATGTTTTGAATAGATTGAAGCAGGAAGGTAAAATTGATGTTCGAATTTCAGATCGGTATGCCTCTCGTGAAGAATTTGGTGGAGCAAGTCGAGATGTTGTTGAGTCATTTCAAAAATTTGAACAGGCTGCCTTTGACGCAATTAAAAATAAAGTAAGCGACGAGACATTTGAAGAATTTTCTAAGAACTTTTCTCCTGGCACAGCAGCTCTTCGAGAAATTTCTGCGCGGCGCTATGGCGGACATTTAAGCCGAAGAAAATTAGCAGAAGGCCGAGAGTCATTGGACTTTGTCGACGGCATCATGAATTATATTTATGGAGCTGCAACGGGCGCGGCTCGCCAAAAAACTCGTGAAGAAGTTTCGCTTTTACTTCGCGATCCCAAGCTTACTGAGGCAGATGCTCAAGGCAATATGAAGCGATTATTAAATCAATACGCTTACTCTGTCATTAATGCCACCCCAGATAGTCCTGCTGCTCGCACAATTAAAAATTTAATTTTCCACACTTATTTAGGCGGCAATGTTTCCTCGTTATTGGTTGAAGGCAGTCAAGGTATGTTAAGCCTGGCGCCCTGGTTGACAGAGCAAGGCGCTGGAATTGGCGGTAGCTATCGCTTAATGAAAGATGCTGCTGCAGAAATCGCCAAATGGTCGACAGGTAAAAAGGTAGATGCCGAACTGGCTGAGGCTTGGAAACGAGCGGAGGAAACTAAAGAAATTAGCACTGGAATTTTAGAGCAATTTAACGAACTTGGAAACGATGCAACATTAATGAATATTCGTCGACTTGGAGAAGATCGTAAAGGTCTTTATAAGGTTGGTGATATGTTGGCTAGTCCGTTTTATGCTTACGCCAAGGGCGCGCGCTTTCTTTATTCTCAAGCTTCCAATATAAACTCGCGCCTGGCTTTTACTGCTGGATATAAGCTTGCTAGATCAAGGGGAATGGATAGCGCAGAGGCTTACGATTACGGCGTGCGCACAGTTCGGGCAACCATGTTTGCTGGAGGGCAGGCAGGACGGCCTCTTTTCTTTAGTCATCTTGGTAAAGCGTCATCGCCTGTTGGCGTTCTTTACTCTCTGCAACATTACACCGTTTCGATGTTCTCCATGATGGGAAGAATGTTGTCTGACAGTTTAGGAAGAAATCCTGAGCTATCAGCAGAGCAAGTTAAAAATTCTCGTAAGGCGTTAGGTCAGATGCTGGCAACACAAGCTGTCATGGCTGGTGCGCTGGGACTGCCTGGAGCAGGAGCGGCTATCGGTGTCCTGCAACAGATTTTCCCAAATCTTAATTTAGAAGAAGACATGCGCAAGATGGTGGCGTCTCTAGCTGGTGAGGACGATGAGATGGGGAATTTCTTGGCTGACATGGCTTTAAAGGGGCCGCTTACAGCCTTGACCGGTATTGATGTTTCAGGTCGCTTCGGGCTGGGAAACGTTTTGGGCATTGATAATATGAATGGCATTACCCCAGAGGCGGCTTTTGGTCCAGCGGGTTCCATGATTGGAGATTGGTTCGGCGCCGTGAGCCAAGGCGCTCAAGGGAATTACTTGGATGCGTTTCAAAAAGTGGTTCCAAACGCCTTTCGTCAAGCAATAGGAATGGCTCGCAACGATTGGTCGTTGGTGGATGGTGCAGGGAAAAAAGTTCTGGAAGTGTCTGATGCAGATAAAATTTTGTTAGCTTTAGGTTTTCGCCCAAGAGAAATATCAGCTAAAAAAGAACAGATCCGATTACAGAAGCGATCCGAGAAAATTCAATCTCGTCAACTGCAAAGCTTTTATCGAGATATGGCCGACCTTCTTCAAGACGGCAAGGTTGAAGATGTTCGAACGGCACTACTCGAACGTGAAAATCAAGACCCTTATTTTAAGGCAAAAGTTGCCCTGCCTCGAATTACTGAGATTGTTCAAGAAAGACAAACCCCCGTCGATCCATTGCGACTAGGAACAAAGGTTACTGCACGACAAAGAGAGGAATTAGCACGAACCTTCCCAACCATGCCTCGAACAAAAGAGGTTGACAGACTCATGGAAAGAAAACAGCTTGAGCGTTCCGTGGGAATTCGAGGAGCTGGCACGATCTCGCCAAACGAAATTTCTCGTGCAAGAATGATCGACCAAATTATCGCCAGAAATCCTGGAATATCATATTCAACCGCAGTGCAAATGTTGGACAGAGAATTTAGGCGAAGAATGGAAGCTTTAAATCAATAA